From one Triticum aestivum cultivar Chinese Spring chromosome 4B, IWGSC CS RefSeq v2.1, whole genome shotgun sequence genomic stretch:
- the LOC100146091 gene encoding V-type proton ATPase 16 kDa proteolipid subunit, whose protein sequence is MSSVFSGDETAPFFGFLGAAAALVFSCMGAAYGTAKSGVGVASMGVMRPELVMKSIVPVVMAGVLGIYGLIIAVIISTGINPKAKPYFLFDGYAHLSSGLACGLAGLAAGMAIGIVGDAGVRANAQQPKLFVGMILILIFAEALALYGLIVGIILSSRAGQSRAD, encoded by the exons ATGTCGTCGGTGTTCAGCGGCGATGAGACGGCGCCCTTCTTCGGCTtcctcggcgccgccgccgccctcgtcttCTCAT GCATGGGGGCGGCCTACGGGACGGCCAAGAGCGGCGTCGGGGTGGCGTCCATGGGAGTCATGCGGCCGGAGCTTGTCATGAAGTCCATCGTGCCCGTCGTCATGGCGGGAGTGCTCGGAATCTACGGCctcatcatcgccgtcatcatcagcACCGGGATCAACCCCAAGGCCAAGCCCTACTTCCTCTTCGACGGCTACGCTCACCTCTCCTCCGGGCTCGCCTGTGGCCTcgcggggctcgccgccggcatgGCCATTGGCATTGTCGGTGATGCTGGAGTCAG GGCTAATGCGCAACAACCAAAGCTGTTCGTGGGCATGATCCTTATCCTCATTTTCGCAGAAGCACTTGCCCTTTATGGTCTCATCGTGGGCATCATCCTCTCGTCCCGTGCCGGCCAGTCCCGTGCGGATTAG
- the LOC123091428 gene encoding long chain acyl-CoA synthetase 9, chloroplastic isoform X1 → MNPYFIGFVIPFVASLMLTKRKAEKKRGLPVDVGGEPGYAIRNYRSEQPVETHWEGVFTLAELFEQSCKQYAYMPLHGTRKLISRETEVAADGRSFEKLHLGEYEWKSYIEAFKAVCNFSSGLIQIGHQKDERVAIFADTRAEWQIALQACFRQNITVVTIYASLGEGALCHSLNETEATTVICGRKELKKLIDINGQLDTLKHVVYINEEGVSSEVSLAKQCTNWRVESFEEVERLGLETPIEANLPLPSDTAVIMYTSGSTGMPKGVMMSHRNVLATASAVMTIVPALGKKDVYLAYLPLAHILELAAETIISAVGASIGYGSPLTLTDTSNKIKRGTQGDASALKPTLLTAVPAILDRVRDGVRKNVDAKGGAAKKLFDIAYSRRLAAVNGSWFGAWGLEKLVWDMLVFQKVRAILGGRIRFILSGGAPLSGETQRFINICLGAPIGQGYGLTETCAGGTFSEYNDSSVGRVGAPLSCSFIKLIDWVEGGYLTSDSPMPRGEIVIGGPNVTKGYFKNEAKTNEVYKDDERGMRWFYSGDIGRLHADGCLEIIDRKKDIVKLQHGEYVSLGKVEATLSVSPYVDNIMVHADPSQNYCVALVVAAHGELENWASKQGIVYSDFADLCQKQETVKEVLQSLVKAGKQSRLEKFEIPARIKLIPEPWTPESGLVTAALKLKREVIKKGYQDDLAKLYR, encoded by the exons ATGAATCCTTATTTTATCGGTTTTGTCATCCCGTTTGTGGCATCTCTGATGCTTACCAAGAGGAAGGCTGAGAAGAAAAGGGGCCTGCCAGTCGATGTGGGTGGCGAGCCTGGCTATGCCATCCGTAACTACAGGTCCGAACAGCCTGTCGAAACGCACTGGGAAGGGGTTTTCACGCTCGCCGAGCTATTCGAACAGTCCTGCAAGCAGTATGCCTACATGCCCCTGCATGGCACCAGGAAGCTCATTTCAAGGGAAACAGAGGTAGCAGCTGATGGAAGATCATTCGAGAAGCTCCATCTGGGGGAGTATGAGTGGAAAAGTTACATTGAAGCATTCAAGGCTGTATGCAACTTCTCATCCGGTCTGATCCAAATTGGGCACCAGAAGGATGAGCGTGTTGCCATCTTTGCTGATACGCGGGCCGAGTGGCAGATTGCGTTGCAG GCATGCTTCAGACAAAACATTACAGTTGTCACCATTTATGCCTCCTTGGGGGAAGGAGCACTTTGTCACTCACTAAATGAG ACTGAGGCAACTACTGTGATCTGTGGGCGGAAAGAACTAAAAAAGCTTATTGATATAAATGGGCAACTTGATACTTTGAAACATGTTGTCTACATAAATGAGGAAGGTGTCTCAAGTGAAGTATCCTTGGCTAAACAATGCACTAACTGGAGAGTCGAGTCATTTGAGGAGGTAGAGAGGCTAGGGTTGGAAACACCTATTGAAGCAAATTTGCCTCTCCCATCTGACACAGCAGTGATAATGTACACAAGTGGAAGCACTGGAATGCCCAAG GGTGTCATGATGAGCCACCGCAATGTCCTGGCTACAGCATCAGCTGTTATGACTATTGTGCCTGCACTTGGCAAGAAGGATGTCTACTTGGCATACCTCCCGCTTGCACACATTCTTGAGTTGGCAGCTGAG ACGATTATATCTGCTGTCGGGGCTTCTATAGGATATGGATCACCTTTGACCCTGACTGATACATCAAATAAAATCAAAAGGGGGACTCAAGGTGATGCCTCTGCGCTGAAGCCAACACTTCTGACTGCGGTACCTGCTATACTTGACCGTGTTCGTGATGGCGTACGAAAAAAT GTAGATGCAAAGGGTGGTGCAGCGAAGAAGCTATTTGATATCGCCTACAGTCGTCGGCTAGCTGCTGTCAATGGAAGTTGGTTTGGTGCATGGGGATTAGAGAAGCTCGTGTGGGATATGCTTGTCTTCCAGAAGGTGCGTGCAATCTTGGGAGGACGGATTCGCTTTATACTCTCAGGCGGAGCACCTCTGTCTGGTGAAACTCAGAGATTTATCAATATATGCCTTGG CGCTCCAATAGGGCAAGGATATGGTCTGACCGAAACATGTGCTGGCGGGACATTTTCTGAGTATAATGACTCGTCTGTTGGTCGTGTTGGTGCTCCACTGTCTTGTTCATTCATTAAG TTGATAGACTGGGTCGAAGGTGGATACTTGACATCTGATTCACCAATGCCTCGGGGAGAAATAGTTATTGGAGGCCCAAATGTAACCAAAGGCTATTTCAAAAATGAGGCCAAAACAAATGAGGTCTACAAG GATGATGAGAGAGGCATGAGGTGGTTCTACTCCGGTGACATTGGGCGTTTGCACGCAGATGGCTGCCTCGAAATCATCGACCGGAAGAAGGATATAGTTAAGCTTCAACATGGTGAATATGTATCGCTAGGAAAG GTAGAGGCCACTTTGAGTGTGAGCCCGTATGTTGACAACATCATGGTCCACGCCGACCCCTCCCAAAACTACTGTGTTGCACTTGTTGTAGCTGCACACGGTGAGCTGGAAAACTGGGCCTCAAAACAAGGGATTGTATACTCTGATTTCGCCGATCTGTGCCAGAAGCAAGAGACTGTCAAAGAAGTTCTGCAGTCGTTGGTGAAG GCTGGTAAGCAATCGCGGCTGGAGAAGTTTGAGATCCCTGCCAGGATCAAGCTGATACCGGAGCCATGGACCCCCGAGTCGGGTCTTGTCACCGCTGCCCTCAAGCTCAAGAGGGAGGTCATCAAGAAGGGTTATCAGGACGATCTTGCTAAGCTGTACAGATAG
- the LOC123091428 gene encoding long chain acyl-CoA synthetase 9, chloroplastic isoform X2: protein MNPYFIGFVIPFVASLMLTKRKAEKKRGLPVDVGGEPGYAIRNYRSEQPVETHWEGVFTLAELFEQSCKQYAYMPLHGTRKLISRETEVAADGRSFEKLHLGEYEWKSYIEAFKAVCNFSSGLIQIGHQKDERVAIFADTRAEWQIALQACFRQNITVVTIYASLGEGALCHSLNETEATTVICGRKELKKLIDINGQLDTLKHVVYINEEGVSSEVSLAKQCTNWRVESFEEVERLGLETPIEANLPLPSDTAVIMYTSGSTGMPKGVMMSHRNVLATASAVMTIVPALGKKDVYLAYLPLAHILELAAETIISAVGASIGYGSPLTLTDTSNKIKRGTQGDASALKPTLLTAVPAILDRVRDGVRKNVDAKGGAAKKLFDIAYSRRLAAVNGSWFGAWGLEKLVWDMLVFQKVRAILGGRIRFILSGGAPLSGETQRFINICLGAPIGQGYGLTETCAGGTFSEYNDSSVGRVGAPLSCSFIKLIDWVEGGYLTSDSPMPRGEIVIGGPNVTKGYFKNEAKTNEVYKDDERGMRWFYSGDIGRLHADGCLEIIDRKKDIVKLQHGEYVSLGKVEATLSVSPYVDNIMVHADPSQNYCVALVVAAHGELENWASKQGIVYSDFADLCQKQETVKEVLQSLAGKQSRLEKFEIPARIKLIPEPWTPESGLVTAALKLKREVIKKGYQDDLAKLYR, encoded by the exons ATGAATCCTTATTTTATCGGTTTTGTCATCCCGTTTGTGGCATCTCTGATGCTTACCAAGAGGAAGGCTGAGAAGAAAAGGGGCCTGCCAGTCGATGTGGGTGGCGAGCCTGGCTATGCCATCCGTAACTACAGGTCCGAACAGCCTGTCGAAACGCACTGGGAAGGGGTTTTCACGCTCGCCGAGCTATTCGAACAGTCCTGCAAGCAGTATGCCTACATGCCCCTGCATGGCACCAGGAAGCTCATTTCAAGGGAAACAGAGGTAGCAGCTGATGGAAGATCATTCGAGAAGCTCCATCTGGGGGAGTATGAGTGGAAAAGTTACATTGAAGCATTCAAGGCTGTATGCAACTTCTCATCCGGTCTGATCCAAATTGGGCACCAGAAGGATGAGCGTGTTGCCATCTTTGCTGATACGCGGGCCGAGTGGCAGATTGCGTTGCAG GCATGCTTCAGACAAAACATTACAGTTGTCACCATTTATGCCTCCTTGGGGGAAGGAGCACTTTGTCACTCACTAAATGAG ACTGAGGCAACTACTGTGATCTGTGGGCGGAAAGAACTAAAAAAGCTTATTGATATAAATGGGCAACTTGATACTTTGAAACATGTTGTCTACATAAATGAGGAAGGTGTCTCAAGTGAAGTATCCTTGGCTAAACAATGCACTAACTGGAGAGTCGAGTCATTTGAGGAGGTAGAGAGGCTAGGGTTGGAAACACCTATTGAAGCAAATTTGCCTCTCCCATCTGACACAGCAGTGATAATGTACACAAGTGGAAGCACTGGAATGCCCAAG GGTGTCATGATGAGCCACCGCAATGTCCTGGCTACAGCATCAGCTGTTATGACTATTGTGCCTGCACTTGGCAAGAAGGATGTCTACTTGGCATACCTCCCGCTTGCACACATTCTTGAGTTGGCAGCTGAG ACGATTATATCTGCTGTCGGGGCTTCTATAGGATATGGATCACCTTTGACCCTGACTGATACATCAAATAAAATCAAAAGGGGGACTCAAGGTGATGCCTCTGCGCTGAAGCCAACACTTCTGACTGCGGTACCTGCTATACTTGACCGTGTTCGTGATGGCGTACGAAAAAAT GTAGATGCAAAGGGTGGTGCAGCGAAGAAGCTATTTGATATCGCCTACAGTCGTCGGCTAGCTGCTGTCAATGGAAGTTGGTTTGGTGCATGGGGATTAGAGAAGCTCGTGTGGGATATGCTTGTCTTCCAGAAGGTGCGTGCAATCTTGGGAGGACGGATTCGCTTTATACTCTCAGGCGGAGCACCTCTGTCTGGTGAAACTCAGAGATTTATCAATATATGCCTTGG CGCTCCAATAGGGCAAGGATATGGTCTGACCGAAACATGTGCTGGCGGGACATTTTCTGAGTATAATGACTCGTCTGTTGGTCGTGTTGGTGCTCCACTGTCTTGTTCATTCATTAAG TTGATAGACTGGGTCGAAGGTGGATACTTGACATCTGATTCACCAATGCCTCGGGGAGAAATAGTTATTGGAGGCCCAAATGTAACCAAAGGCTATTTCAAAAATGAGGCCAAAACAAATGAGGTCTACAAG GATGATGAGAGAGGCATGAGGTGGTTCTACTCCGGTGACATTGGGCGTTTGCACGCAGATGGCTGCCTCGAAATCATCGACCGGAAGAAGGATATAGTTAAGCTTCAACATGGTGAATATGTATCGCTAGGAAAG GTAGAGGCCACTTTGAGTGTGAGCCCGTATGTTGACAACATCATGGTCCACGCCGACCCCTCCCAAAACTACTGTGTTGCACTTGTTGTAGCTGCACACGGTGAGCTGGAAAACTGGGCCTCAAAACAAGGGATTGTATACTCTGATTTCGCCGATCTGTGCCAGAAGCAAGAGACTGTCAAAGAAGTTCTGCAGTCGTTG GCTGGTAAGCAATCGCGGCTGGAGAAGTTTGAGATCCCTGCCAGGATCAAGCTGATACCGGAGCCATGGACCCCCGAGTCGGGTCTTGTCACCGCTGCCCTCAAGCTCAAGAGGGAGGTCATCAAGAAGGGTTATCAGGACGATCTTGCTAAGCTGTACAGATAG
- the LOC123091429 gene encoding aldehyde oxidase GLOX-like has product MPKPARPFLPLLIVLLLITSRVDNAGADATAWQLEPAQPTSPAALAGEWRLLHANIGVSAMHMQLLPEDFVLMFDRTDSGPSNISLLDPASCAAAAAPNATAAPVDCSAHSVLLDLRSNALHPYPLATNPWCSSAALLPNGTLLQTGGFSNGDRIARLFSPTSGWVDLPDFLAARRWYATDILLADGRVLILGGRRQYNFEFFPHDGVNGPPPLTFFPFLDETTEVDAENNLYPFLHLLPDGTVFVFANDRAVVFDPYNRTPLRRLPTIPGGVPRNYPSSGSSVLLPLRPEYPTHAEVLVCGGAPRGAYQLALRNGTFVPTERTCGRIAPTDANPVWAMEEMPLPRVMGDMVLLPTGDVLIVNGAAAGTAGWELGREPVMYPVLYRPDTQNGARFEVLTASTVPRMYHSSATLDTYGRVLVGGSNPHIGYVFANVTYPTELSLEAFLPPYLDTRLDSLRPRVLGAPAEVGYGEAASVRFEVPGGALAGGGPEDQVVRVVAVAPAFATHSFGMNQRVVDLAVTRVAQLDVGVYEAEVATPPSPGVAPPGYYLWFLVHAGVPSSAAWVRTRPLGAAP; this is encoded by the coding sequence ATGCCTAAGCCGGCGAGACCCTTCCTTCCCCTGCTCATCGTCCTCCTGCTGATCACCAGCCGCGTCGACAATGCCGGCGCCGACGCCACGGCGTGGCAGCTGGAGCCTGCACAGCCGACGTCGCCGGCCGCGCTGGCCGGCGAGTGgcggctcctccacgccaataTCGGCGTCTCGGCCATGCACATGCAGCTCCTCCCGGAGGACTTCGTCCTCATGTTCGACCGCACCGACTCCGGCCCCTCCAACATCTCCCTCCTCGACCCGGCTTCGTgcgccgccgcggccgcgccgAACGCCACCGCCGCGCCCGTCGACTGCTCCGCGCACTCGGTGCTCCTCGACCTCCGGTCCAACGCGCTGCATCCGTACCCGCTCGCCACCAACCCGTGGTGCTCGTCCGCCGCTCTGCTGCCCAACGGCACGCTCCTCCAGACCGGCGGCTTCTCCAACGGCGACCGCATCGCGCGCCTCTTCTCCCCGACGTCCGGCTGGGTCGACCTCCCGGATTTCCTGGCCGCGCGGCGGTGGTACGCCACTGACATCCTCCTCGCCGACGGGCGGGTGCTCATCCTCGGCGGCCGGCGGCAGTACAACTTCGAGTTCTTCCCGCACGACGGCGTCAACGGCCCGCCGCCGCTGACCTTCTTCCCGTTCTTGGACGAGACCACGGAGGTGGACGCCGAGAACAACCTCTAccccttcctccacctcctccccgaCGGCACCGTCTTCGTCTTCGCCAACGACCGCGCCGTCGTCTTCGACCCCTACAACCGCACCCCGCTACGCCGGCTTCCCACGATCCCTGGCGGAGTGCCGCGGAACTACCCGTCCTCTGGCTCGTCCGTCCTCCTCCCGCTGCGCCCAGAGTACCCGACGCACGCCGAGGTGCTCGTCTGCGGAGGCGCGCCGCGTGGGGCGTACCAGCTCGCGCTCCGGAACGGCACGTTCGTGCCGACGGAGCGGACATGCGGCCGCATCGCGCCGACGGACGCGAACCCGGTGTGGGCCATGGAGGAGATGCCTCTGCCACGGGTGATGGGTGACATGGTGCTGCTCCCAACCGGCGACGTGCTCATCGTGAACggtgcggcggcggggacggcaggATGGGAGCTCGGTCGGGAGCCGGTAATGTATCCGGTGTTGTATCGGCCGGACACGCAGAACGGCGCGCGGTTCGAGGTTCTGACCGCCTCCACCGTCCCGAGGATGTACCACTCGTCGGCGACGCTGGACACCTacggccgggtgctcgtcggcgggagCAACCCGCACATCGGATACGTGTTCGCCAACGTGACGTACCCGACGGAGCTGAGCCTGGAGGCGTTCCTGCCGCCATACCTCGACACGCGGCTCGACAGCCTGCGGCCGCGGGTGTTGGGGGCGCCAGCGGAGGTCGGGTACGGGGAAGCGGCGTCGGTGCGGTTCGAGGTGCCCGGCGGCGCGCTGGCGGGAGGGGGACCCGAAGATCAGGTGGTGCGCGTGGTGGCTGTGGCGCCGGCGTTCGCGACACACTCGTTCGGGATGAACCAGCGGGTGGTGGACCTGGCCGTGACGAGGGTGGCGCAGCTAGACGTCGGGGTGTACGAGGCGGAGGTGGCCACGCCGCCATCGCCCGGTGTGGCGCCGCCGGGGTACTACCTGTGGTTCCTGGTGCACGCCGGCGTGCCCAGCAGCGCGGCGTGGGTGCGCACGCGGCCGCTCGGTGCAGCGCCATGA